ggaacatgaggtgaagcagattgaagctgcatccaggaaaagctcaacagaggaaagaccaatcaaatgtaatgacatctttaaacccttaccagaacagaaccagcccatcaaaactgtactgactaaaggagttgctggaattggaaaaacagtctcagtGCAGAAGTTCATCCTGGACTGGACTGTAGGAGAAGTAAATCAGGACATTCTCtttatatttccacttccttttagagaactgaatctgatgaaggagaagaagctcagtctggtgaatcttcttcagcgcttcttcacagaaacacaagatttaaaaccaagacattataagagctataagatcatgttcatctttgatggtctggatgagtgtcgactgcctctggatttccagaacaatgagaacttggtggatatagaagagcaaacctcagtggatgttctgctgacgaacctcatcaaggggaatctgcttccctctgctctcctctggatcacctctcgaccagcagcggtcagtcagatccctcctgagtgtgttgatcaggtaacagaagtgcggggtttcagtgaccctcagaaagaggagtACTTCAAGAAGAAGATCAGGAATCAGGACCTGGCCaataaagtcttcacacacatcaggtcttcaagaagcctctacatcatgtgccacataccggtcttctgctggattacagccactgttctagagagaatgctgagtgaagctgagagtggagaaatccccaaaaccctgacgcagatgttcacacacttcctgatctttcagatcaaacacaagagccagaagtacagtgggaaaagtgactctgatcctcagcagactagagaaagtatcctggctctggggaaactggcgttccagcagctggagaaaggaaacctgatgttctatgaggaagatctaagagagagtggcatcgatattacagaagtgtcagtgtactcaggagtgtgtacccagatcttcaggcaGGAACATGAACTGCTggacctggggaaggtcttcagctttgtacatctgagcattcaggagttcctcgctgctttatatgcgtttctcTGTTTCAACACAAAGGATCGGAATATGCAAACCACAGAACAGCAAACCACTGGACTATCTGAGATTTTCAGCAGGAAATCGATGaatgacttcctcagcagtgcggtggataaagccttacagagtgagagtggacatctggacctgttccttcgcttccttctgggtctctcactggagtctaatcagactctgtTACGATTCATACTGACACAGAAAGAGAAGAACTCTCACAGTAATGAggaaacagtcaaatacatcaagaagaagattgaggagaactcatctccagagaaatccatcaatctgttccactgtctgaatgaactgaatgatcattctctagtgcaggaagtgcagaaatacctgagtggaggtgaTCGTCTTCATCAGGCCAGACTCTCTCCTGcccagtggtcagctctggcgtttgtgttggtgaattcagaagaagagctggaggagtttaacctcagaaaatatgatccatcagagaggtgttttctgaggctgctgccagtagtcaaaatatccagaagagctttgtgagtatttttattcaggcattcacagttttcattaaatcactggtgaatatgtattaatcacaatgttttatattagtagatatagtagatattgattaaattattgttttagatATCAGGCAAACACCATAATCCCAACGTAACACCAACATGAGACACAGCACCAATCCAAATTCCACTTCGAAAGTTTacaatgaacacacagcagttttATCCTCAGTGACTAAATGTCTGGCTGCTGATTTGATTAAAAAAGTTATTAGTTGGGAGATATTTTACTgtgaaaatgctaaaatgctacacTTTACTTGGAAATTGAACAAAGCCAGCATGCTAAGGGCAAGTACTCTGCATTCCACAGTTACAGTTTAATCAAGCATCTTCCGATGGTTAGCAAGATAGCGTTACAGTCATTTCAGTCTGTCAATGAGTAATCTATTAAAGTTAGCTGCTGTTATGAGTAAAATGAGTGCTGATAAAACTGCTGATACATAATTAaccttttaaatcagctgaaagaaACACGCATTCATGCTTTCTAGAAAACCCCAAAACTTAATGGGATTAGAGAGAAGTAGCTCACCCAATAACCAGTTACTGTCTTTAatggaaaattaattaattttgcagCATTTTAAAGTACTTACAGGCCAGGTTATAATCTGTtactctgtgtatgtatgtgtcaaataaaaatataatcttttgTTACAGTATTCCCTCTTTTAATATCTGatagtataaatattaaaaaaaaaaccttattgttATCTAATCAATAATATCAGATAATCTATAAAGGAGGTCACTGGGAGGTCTTGCACTAATCAGATACAGAGACTAAAGTTTGGATGTATATGAGGCTTTGAGGTTGACTCATCTAGATTAAGCCTGGTTTGCTggaatttctgattttttttgtataaaacacagatctgaatttaataaccaataaataaatggagGGAGAAAGTAAATGGTGGCAGGTTAAAAAAGCACCCAATAAACTTCACACTTCATCTCTTTTAACTCATAATCTGTCCCAGAACTTGTTTTCTAATGGGTAACTCTAGCTTTCTGCATGATTACTATCTctgtataaagaaacaccagtcCATCTCACAGATACTGTATTTCACAGTTTCATTTTGTGTTCTATTTGTATGTCAGTTAAAATATTCTTTTAGATCAGGACACCATGAAGAATAGGGTGTGTTTGTATAATTACACCTTTATTTTGATAAATGCTATGGTATGAATAACgctgttattttccattttcatttaagtgtatttttaagtaaaatctgtttattcttatattatagactagcttcatgtaatcttggagtaaggaCGTGTGAaagtctggaatcagttttaaagctggaaaactcctcactgatagaactggacctcagtaacaacaacctgcaggattcaggagtggagctgctctctgctggactaaagagttcacactgtaaactgcagactctcaggtcagtgtttctgtcgctttattttaaacagactaaAGGGAAATAGGAGTCACGTCTTAACTGAAAGTAATGCATAGAGTGGGTGCTGGATTGATGAGGTTATATCTCTGTATTTAGGgattaatgtcaatatttttgcatagattttactatgattttatccatgattttACTATGAAGTTGTATCCACGCTTCCTGTCTTCTTTATTCCTGATTAAGTTGTTTTATCCGCATTTCTATCTGATCTTAATAAAAACCTCAAGTAACTCTGGCTTTGTCTAAACTGCAGATAAATGTGTCCCAAATCTTGTTTCAATATAGGTGTCATTTGTGAGGCagtgtgaatattaaaaaaaatcacactgatcACTAAAAATTGGATTTAGGCCAATTTCCCTCTGCAGTATGAGCAAAAATAATGACAGTAGTATAATacaggacaaatcctgcacctaacaactggggttatacatagagctcagccaggatctactactcactcaactaacaacaatagccaaaaccaccacaatctgatattgttaagaaatatgatatgttaagaaaatcaccaaaatgtgttatttaaactttgtgtttattgtaaaatcttttttgtttatatcacatttttcagattagctttgtgtaatctTCAATTAAAGATGTGTGAAACTTTGGCATCAGTTATaaagctggaaaactcctccctgaaagagctggatatcagtaacaatgacctgcaggattcgggagtggagctgctctctgctggactggagaGTTTAGACTgcaaactgcagattctcaggtgagTTGGTTTAGTTTGAAATTATAagtgttaaaatatgttatttaaagctttaacgagatacttatatatcaaatcactaggggtgtcacaatctcgatattttatcgaaatcgaatcgaaatgaggtcacgatctcgagtatcgaagtcaaaaagaggatcgagcgtgtgaactcgctgaaatgcgtgtgtcagtgtgacttgagaacactgactatagatcacagtgaggtggattaaaaatcttaaacttataattgactacacctgttgctttccattgaattaaaaaaacatctttctctcagataaagtaaacacaagcgtgtttctgactaaaataaaagcttttcaggagagatataagttatgtgtaaatatttataagacaatacctgacaaaatctgttttaatgacgttaataaacatcactgtgacagcgctagtcacagtttcaccacatcacttatctaaccagcctgtactgatttctgccccccaataatgctttcaataacctctaatagcctttaatagtcttcagtagcctttaaaagacttacctggcggccgtggtgtgtccactaaactccgaagttataaacatcctgaggttagcagcgcgctaactgacctgtttataatgtaatccgagcagtgactccgtgtcggctgttctaacctgctgctgttagctgcttgggctgaaagatgaactgtagtgagctgtattatccggttagtggggttaaaacctttatttgtttacagaaacagtaaaaacggactggctgagctctgtagcccgtggctgggctgtactgaagtagtgactgagtgaagagagcggggcttgtgctgctgctgctagtggttggatgaagaactgcagcttcatgtaatgagcagtttcaccagccatccacacacagctctgataaactgcttgttttaatagtgcacactgttgctaccaaaaacagtcactagatggcattaccatatatatcttaataaataataataataataatatttataatatttataataataataataaatatattatttaaattttatgaggcataaaataataacaagaaaaaaaaacaagaaaatcgagaatcgaatcgaatcgtgaccctcaaatcgaaaatgaaatcgaatcgaggatttagagaatcgtgacacccctacaaatCACATAATAAGAAGCTTCTACTCAAGGCCAGAGTACACCAACCAATCAAATGTGAACTCTGTTTGCAGTCATCTTTAGGATGTCCATACTAATATATTTAGTAGGCACACACTAATCACAAATGATTTgaagaaaataattaatttacttgCAGATGCTCTTAAATAGCTTTGCTGAATATTTCCTCTGCAGTGATATGCAGGATTAATCACTCTAgcttccaaaaaaaagtttaaccccgTTGAAGAATATAATCTGTAGTCCGGGAGAGCATGAGCTGCATATAGATGTAGGTGACAGTAAAATTGATCAGCTGTGGAACTGGAGCTTTCTGTTTAATAGTTAATGTATATTCTGTTACTatagtattttatattgtttctttACCCCTGTGTGAcgctgggatgagacgggaggcggatttataagcgggtaagaacaatactttaataaataacaaataaacaaacaagggaataacgaataaatatatatacataaacaaacagggaaaaccaacacagagctaagctaaacagaatagaacaaaacaaggttagggaatatatacagaggataaatacgtaaatatatacaaaataaacaaagaaacaaacaggaaattaacgtgactagaaataacgtgaataacaataaacaagagcgagtaaatatgaaacgtggagaaagcaataacgtgacgtgacagacaacggggaaggtgcaaagaccgacggacgacaaggtggcagaggagggctatttatagtaacatgaaacactgaacacctggggaaacaggtaacgaggggcggagctacaaattacacacacgtgatggaaaagtacaagagaaacacactaggaaacggggaaaacacaggaaaacatagcgagggcgtaacacccTGATCTCGTAACttcatccacatctctataactaCACAATCCAGTACAATCAGGAAAACAGGACGAGTCCACCTACTTCCTTGCAATAattattgttctgtctcttgGAAAGCTTCACTTTTTAAGTCCTAATAAAACCACAGTTAGCTAGTTTTCAACCTAATATTCAGTTCTTAATCCAGCCTACTGACACTGAGCTAAAAACCAGAagtgtatttacatgttttatgtacatatatatacatatatacatatatatatatatatatatatatatatatacacacatttctttttgtcatactaacattcttcaaataaaacctttcatgatcaaataaactttaatatcaaacaaatgtaACCTATAAATATGAACAAGCGTTTTGaatgataatttcattatttaaggtgaaaaaaaaactccaaaccaatctagccctttgtaaaaaaaaaaaaagtgtttgcccccccatAAATTAATTGTGGCTaatcacatttttggaaagctgagtttacctaaccacaaccaggctggATTATTGTACAATCAATTCAGAAATCCCTTAAATAGAACATGTCTAACAACATGAAGcaaataaaagatctcaaaaagcagcacatcttgccctgatctgaagaaattcaaaaacagataagaaaacaaagtcattaatctgaaaaaggaggtcccaaaaaaacctagaacaacatttaaagaactgcaggtctcactcgcctcagttaagatcagtgttaatgattcaataataagaaaaagactgggtgaaaatggtcacaatgggagagttccaagataaaaaacactgctgaccaaaaataacacaacgacccatctcacatttaccaacaaacatcttaatgatctccaggactttgggtaaatattttttggactgaagagacaaaggtgtttttttttggaaggtgtgtgtcccataacttctggtgtaaaactagcacataatttcagataaagaacatcatactgaacgtaaaacatggtggtggtagtatgatggtcagGGTCTGCGTTGTTGCTTCAGGACCTGCCCAACTTGCTGTAAAAGACAATCCTgaaagaatatctggccatctgttcctgacctcaagctcagatgtTCTCAGGTTCGACATTAGATTTAGagcagcaaacactttttcacacagtgttAGATTGATTtggatgttttattatttaaaagtgctttttatgtataaaaaaggtaaaataagtaATTGAATGTGACTTCTCCaaattagaaatcatggaggggtctgaaactTTCATCTTAGGTGCACGTCCACTATGAAagatataatctaaaaaaaaaaaatcacaatgtataGTTTTTTAATTAACAGCTGTCAATCACCAAAAAATTCTGGGcctcaaagacctgttagtccgcctccacaaattaaaagcacctgtttgaggtcgttagctgcataaagacacctgtccaccccacacaatcagtaagactcaAATACAAAACAGGCAACAAATTTCCTTTGACTTTTCTGTACTCTGTAGTACTGATACATTTCAGTCAGTGCTTTTTCAGTATTGAATTTTAACACCTATCCCTAATCGAAATTGACTCAGAGCTCAGTTTTAACAGCCATATCAAATCATTTATCAATTCAGCTTTATACCACCTGAAAAACAGTAAGATTAAAAGACTTTATGAGGGCAAATCTAGAAAAACTCATTTACGCCTTTTTTCTAGTAGATAAGATTACTGTAACGGCCTCCTCACTGGCCTCCCCAAACATCTGTCAGACAACTGCAGCATTATTCAGTACGCTGCTGCCAGAGTACTAACCAGGACAAAGAACCTGGACCAGGAAAGGACCTGGAGAAATACTGCCCTGTTAGACTCCTCAGATCAGTAGAGGCAGATCTGTTAACACTACCGAGAACCAGAACCAATGACGAGACATTATGCTGCAGTTGGAATAAACTCCCAGAAGCTGTGAGATGTTCTGCTTAGACTATAACctctaaaaaaaatgaaaacgtaTCTATTTACCTCCGCCAAAACGTTTCATCTTTGTGCATTCTGGCATACTCTTAGTACAttattgttcttcttttttttctcctatgTCCTCCCCAGTTTGGGAGGCCAGATACCCCATCCACTTATCAGaaacactagtaatgcccccaacactaggattcaaaccagcacaaatgtccttttgttttatttattttttgttcaaatttcatattaattattttattactttttgttctcaGTTTTCTCATAAATTCTAAGAAACTTTTTTCAAATTGTTCTGCATTGTGTGTGAAATGTTTCTGTAACACATAGAACTGATGGCATGTATGAAAGATACAAGACAAATGAACTTGTCTTGACTAGTCACCAGTTAATTGCTAGCAGcttaatttataaagtaaaataagggCTTTTCACTCTTTAAACTGACCAGTGCCGTTGATTTTTAAGATCTGTCCTCAGACAAAATTTAGCTTTAAATGTACTGAAATTTCacgcaaaaagcaaaacaatttaCAAAGAAGGGGTGAGATGAACATAAACTTAATTACTTTAAAGATTCTGCACTCCACATCAATAACACTGCTATATTTACAAAGTTTAAGAGGAATCATTACTCATCTTCCTGTGGTTTTAGAGACTAAAATAGCTATTTGCGTGGTGTGTTTAATAAAGAAGTGTATCacctctctctcagtctgcctctgtctatctttctctctctgttaatacCTTACTCTAATTTTCTCTGTCTctagattatctggttgtatgatcacagaaaaaggctgttcttctctggcttcagctctgagttcaaacccctcccacctgaaagagctggatctgacctacaaccacccaggagagtcaggagagaagctgctttctgccagactggaggatccacactgctcactggagatactcaggtatGAAGAAGTACTCAGGGAgaagattcaggtgtgctgcagATGTTATATGGAGTGAGGGTCAGTTAGAGATAAAAGAAGAGTGATCAACTGTTTAAAGAGTCCAGTGTTACCCTGTGTTAGAATGAGCTACATTTTCTCAGTTgagttaatatattttaataataaagtgcacagtgcATATACAGATGTGGTGTATTCAGCCTTTTGATGTGGATTTTGTATTATAagctaaaattatattataagctGAAAGCAACTCATATCATCCAGCTTCAGATCAAcacaggaataataataatccaagtTCAGGATCAGAGTTCGTCAATATACTGAACATAAAGATTAGAGTTCTGGACTACAGAGTTCGTAGCGTAATGAACCCTCAATGTACTTTATTCATAAATCACAGCGTTTCAGGTGTTAATAAAATGGATTGAGCTCATCAGAGTTTAGAGTAAAGTGAAGTCCACATGTTTGTTGGTTAAAAGTTGAAGACTCCATTTTTCCTTTGTAGCTGGATCTTTATGATCCAGCATTTACTTCTTCACAGAGACCCTATAATTCTCCCTCATGCCCCCTAGAGGCTGGGAATAAAAGAACAAGCTAAAGTGTGACAGCATATTGAATCTGTTAGtagattttaaaatttaaatctgaggctctggtttcctctaattgtgttaatggtgttataaaGGACTGAGTGTTTCTTCTTAAGGATTAATGTTAATTATTGTGTATCAGGAAAATCCAGAACTTCATATTCCTTCACCATGTTCACTAatataaacccagagagagaaactctgcatttcactctcacaccctgctgatctgtgtgtgggtgtgtgtgtgtgtgtgtgtgtttagaatggaacatggaggcgagatcagaatcaaacctggattaaagaaatgtaagttttccctctcacacacacacacacacacactacacacacactacatacacacacacacacatgcacactacaaacacacacacacacacacacatgcacactacaaacacacacacacaagcacactacaaacacacacactacactacacacacactacacacacacacacatgcacactacaaacacacacacatgcacactacaaacacacacacacacactacactacacacacactacacacacacacacacatgcacactacaaacacacacacacatgcacactacaaacacacacacacacatgcacactacaaacacacacacacacatgcacactacaaacacacacacatacacatacacacacatatgcacactacaaacacacacacacacacactacactacacacacacacacatgcacactacaaacacacacacacacatgcacactacaaacacacacacatacacatacacacacatatgcacactacaaacacacacacacacacactacactacaaacacacacacatgcacactacaaacacacacacacacatgcacactacaaacacacacacacactacacacacactacacacacacacacacacacatgcacactacaaacacacacacacacacatgcacactacaaacacacacacacacatgcacactacaaacacacacacacatatgcacactacaaacacatacacacacacacacatgcacactacaaacacacacacacacgcacactacaaacacacacacatgcacactacaaacacacacatgcacactacaaacacacacacacacactacacacactacacactcacatacacactctacacactcacatacacactctacacactcacatacacactctacacacactacacactcacatacacactctacacactcacatacacactctacacactcacatacacactctacacacactacacactcacatacacactgtacacactcacatacacactctacacactcacatacacacgctacacactcacatacacacactaaacacactacacactcacatacacacactacacacacactacacactacacactcacatacacacactacacacactacacactcacatacacacacactacacactcacatacacactctacacactcacatacacacactaaacacactacacactcacatacacacactacacacacactacacactcacatacacacactacacacactacacactcacatacacacactacacacacactacacactcacatacacacactacacacactacacacactacacactcacatacacacactacacacactacacactcacatacacactcacatacacacactacacactcacatacacacactacacacactcacatacatacactacacactcacatacacacactacacactcacatacacacactacacacactgtgtctgtgtaatgtgtttgtgtttaatgtgtgtcgtctgtgtgtaatgtgtttgatgtctgtagtgtgtgtgtaatgtgtgtagtatgtgtgtatgtgtgtgtagtgtgtgtgtagtgtgtgtatgtgtgtgtaatgtgtgtagtgtgtgtgaaatgtgtgtgtagtgtgtgtaatgtgagtgtaatgtgtgtactgtatgtgttgtgtgtgtgtgcagtgtgtgtaatgtgagtgtagtgtgtgtgtgtaatgtgtgtgtgtgtaatgtgtgtgtagtgtgtgtgtaatgtgagtgaaatgtgtgtgtagtgtgtgtaatgtgagtgcaatgtgtgtactgtatgtgtagtgtgtgtgtgttttgtgtgtgtagtgtgcagtgtgtgtaatgtgtgtgtagtgtgtgtaatgtgagtgtagtgtgtgtaatgtgtgtgtgtgtagtgtgtaatgtgtgtgtgtagtgtgtaatgtgtgtgtactgtgtgtaatgtgtgtgttgtgtgtgtgtgtgtagtgtgtgtgtgtaatgtgagtgaaatgtttgtgtagtgtgtgtgtaatgtgtgtaatgtgtgtgtaatgagtgtaatgtgtgtgtaatgtgtgtgtagtgtgtgtataatgtgtgtgtaatgtgtgtagtgtgtgtgtaatgtgagtgaaatgtgtgtgtaatgtgtgtgtagtgtgtgtaatgtgtgtgtagtgtgtgtataatgtgtgtagtgtgtgtagtgtgtgtgtaatgtgagtgaaatgtgtgtgtaatgtgagtgtaatgtgtgtgtactgtgtgtgtttagtgtgagtgtaatgtgtgtgtaatgtgtgtgtgtgtgtagtgtgtaatgtgtgtgtgtaatgtgtgtgtagtgtgtgtataatgtgtgtgtaatgtgtgtagtgtgtgtgtagtgagtgaaatgtgtgtgtaatgtgtgtgtaatgtgagtgtagtgtgtgtttagtgtgtgtgtgtaatgtgtgtgtagtgtgtaatgtgtgtgtaatgtgtatgtaatgtgtgtagtgtatgtaatgtgtgtgtaatgtatgtgtagtgtgtgtgtgtgtttagtgtgtgtagtgtgtgtgtagtgtgtgtaatatgtgtgtagtgtgtatgtagtgtgtgcaatgtgtgtagtgtgtgtaatgtgtgtgtagtgtgtgtaatgtatgtgtagtgtgtatgtaatgtgtgtagtgtgtatgtaatgtgtgtgtagtgtgtgtaatgtgtgtatagtgtgtgtaatgtgtgtgtagtgtgtgtagtgtattgtgtgtaatgtgtgtgtagtgtgtgtttaatgtgtgtattgtgtgtgtagtgtgtagtgtattgtgtgtaatgtgtgtgatgtgtgtttagtgtgtgtagtgtgtgtaatgtgtgtgtagtgtgtgtaatgtgtgtatagtgtgtgtaatgtgtgtgtagtgtgtgtagtgtattgtgtgtaatgtgtgtgtagtgtgtgtgtattgtgtgtgtagtgtgtagtgtattgtgtgtaatgtgtgtgatgtgtgtttagtgtgtgtagtgtgtgtaatgtgtgtgtagtgtgtgtaatgtgtagtgtgtgtgtagtgtgtgtgtgtaatgtgtgtgtaatgtgtgtgtagtgtgtgtgtaatgtgtgtgtatagtgtgtgtaatgtgtgtagtgtgtgtatagtgtgtatagtgtgtgtggtgtgtgtaatgtgtgtgtaatgtgtgtgtagtgtgtgtgtaatgtgtgtgtatagtgtgtgtaatgtgtgtagtgtgtgtatagtgtgtatagtgtgtgtggtgtgtgtaatgtgtgtgttcttgttttcagacggctgtgatttcacactggatctaaaCACAGCGTTCcctcgtctctctctgagtgaggagaacaggagggtggagaggagagaggagctgcagtcgtatcctgatcatccagagaggtttGATAGGTGTCCACAGGTTctaagtagagagagagta
This genomic interval from Astyanax mexicanus isolate ESR-SI-001 chromosome 1, AstMex3_surface, whole genome shotgun sequence contains the following:
- the LOC125784456 gene encoding NLR family CARD domain-containing protein 3-like encodes the protein MMDPQNSSSGGGASVLKKKRGASPAPSGVSMKSDRSMEPPPKFSSGGGSSGSRTETQRGASPEPSGVSMKSDASMGHPPNFSGEAVTSDPQEKRKNIIWENLDNIFKELQQKFISIVKNELNTFKKLLSPDYPACSEREVEDDQREGVLKITLHILRNMKQTDVANTLESQLAPVCQQKLKSKLREKYQRINEGISGQVKSALLNEIYTELYITEGGGGDINQEHEVKQIEAASRKSSTEERPIKCNDIFKPLPEQNQPIKTVLTKGVAGIGKTVSVQKFILDWTVGEVNQDILFIFPLPFRELNLMKEKKLSLVNLLQRFFTETQDLKPRHYKSYKIMFIFDGLDECRLPLDFQNNENLVDIEEQTSVDVLLTNLIKGNLLPSALLWITSRPAAVSQIPPECVDQVTEVRGFSDPQKEEYFKKKIRNQDLANKVFTHIRSSRSLYIMCHIPVFCWITATVLERMLSEAESGEIPKTLTQMFTHFLIFQIKHKSQKYSGKSDSDPQQTRESILALGKLAFQQLEKGNLMFYEEDLRESGIDITEVSVYSGVCTQIFRQEHELLDLGKVFSFVHLSIQEFLAALYAFLCFNTKDRNMQTTEQQTTGLSEIFSRKSMNDFLSSAVDKALQSESGHLDLFLRFLLGLSLESNQTLLRFILTQKEKNSHSNEETVKYIKKKIEENSSPEKSINLFHCLNELNDHSLVQEVQKYLSGGDRLHQARLSPAQWSALAFVLVNSEEELEEFNLRKYDPSERCFLRLLPVVKISRRALLASCNLGVRTCESLESVLKLENSSLIELDLSNNNLQDSGVELLSAGLKSSHCKLQTLRLALCNLQLKMCETLASVIKLENSSLKELDISNNDLQDSGVELLSAGLESLDCKLQILRLSGCMITEKGCSSLASALSSNPSHLKELDLTYNHPGESGEKLLSARLEDPHCSLEILRMEHGGEIRIKPGLKKYGCDFTLDLNTAFPRLSLSEENRRVERREELQSYPDHPERFDRCPQVLSRERVTGVTGVTGRCYWEAEWRGGGGGIFGGGAAVALSYKTISRKGRGSDCWFGENINSWSLNCSDNSYSVHHNNNSIDLSTPPSGCRRVGVYVDCPAGTLSFYRVSTKTPSHTLTHLHTLYTTFTQPLYAGIGVGFGSSVTLCKIE